One region of Anaeromyxobacter paludicola genomic DNA includes:
- a CDS encoding zincin-like metallopeptidase domain-containing protein, which yields MDDLTRLDGRRLRQALRDNLTRLAAEVDAVKRDAGFLAALDAMSRFWRYSPFNQFCILLQRRDASLVAGRRIWESLGRRVQDGERPIGVFAPVRRGAAYTLVSVWDVRQTRGRKVPRLSLDLRGPSRQARRMERAAARLGIEVVTVRGGGDSLARSCGGRIEIEPGLSGRMRLRALAHELAHEILHQEERRRALAAKRPPPRRSHAERETEADATAWVVCAVLGVRAPSPTYIAWQGGDGAGVLRSMGRVQRAAKTILCAMDKEGAPSNAASPDSKR from the coding sequence ATGGACGACCTGACTCGGCTCGACGGCAGGCGCCTCCGGCAGGCGCTGCGGGACAACCTGACCCGGCTCGCCGCCGAGGTGGATGCGGTCAAGCGCGACGCGGGCTTCCTCGCCGCGCTCGACGCGATGTCGCGCTTCTGGCGCTACTCGCCCTTCAACCAGTTCTGCATCCTCCTGCAGCGGCGCGACGCATCCCTCGTCGCGGGAAGGCGCATCTGGGAGTCGCTGGGCCGCCGCGTGCAGGACGGCGAGCGGCCCATCGGCGTGTTCGCGCCGGTTCGTCGGGGCGCTGCCTACACCCTCGTGTCTGTGTGGGACGTGCGTCAGACGCGCGGACGGAAAGTGCCACGCCTCAGCCTCGACCTTCGTGGGCCGAGCCGCCAGGCCCGCCGGATGGAGCGGGCCGCGGCCAGGCTCGGCATCGAGGTCGTCACCGTGCGCGGCGGCGGAGACAGCCTCGCCCGGTCCTGTGGCGGCCGGATCGAGATCGAGCCAGGCCTCTCGGGCCGCATGCGTCTGCGCGCCCTGGCACACGAGCTCGCGCACGAGATCCTGCACCAGGAGGAGCGGCGGCGAGCGCTGGCGGCCAAGCGGCCACCCCCGCGCAGGAGCCACGCCGAGCGCGAGACGGAGGCCGACGCGACCGCCTGGGTCGTCTGCGCCGTGCTGGGGGTGCGGGCTCCCTCGCCCACCTACATCGCCTGGCAAGGCGGTGACGGCGCCGGGGTGCTGCGCTCCATGGGCAGGGTCCAGCGCGCAGCGAAGACAATCCTTTGCGCCATGGACAAGGAGGGAGCTCCAAGCAATGCCGCGAGCCCGGATTCCAAACGATAG
- a CDS encoding vWA domain-containing protein, with translation MKTTARFTHEKLRHDQPQDLHLAVTLEAPAIDWQARRPAVCVIPVIDVSGSMSGEKLHYAKQSVMKLVEHLAPGDFCGVVTFTDEVRVVAAPAAMSPDAKAPLQAAIGQLGPQGSTNFAGGLFEGLRLANELALPPGMVRRVIMFTDGLANVGVATKSTDLLHLLEGNLGQATVSAFGYGADADQELLRDLSTKGKGNYAFVKSPEDALTAFARELGGLLSTYARDLELVIRPAEGTRLTSVVSDVESHEVDGGAVQISVPDLLSEEARHLVLGLQLGQRAAPGRTPVALVEGSYRVVDGDSGRTRSERFEIALEVDRVAAGEEQLAATPTVDELVALAQLVRAQIEAEERAQRGDFAGAREVLGTLLCSLRGRGRDAVARACGMIMDRLEDQDAYAGSTAFRASMRKGMSRSVAGMFDEDACTVLRQSGLETTTSAQEVMSESFGAPKAKAASGKTGSAPAAGKRSRGSLTRKKSKRW, from the coding sequence ATGAAGACCACCGCCCGCTTCACCCACGAGAAGCTCCGCCACGACCAGCCCCAGGACCTCCACCTCGCCGTCACGCTGGAGGCGCCCGCCATCGACTGGCAGGCGCGCCGGCCCGCCGTCTGCGTCATTCCGGTGATCGATGTCTCCGGCTCGATGTCCGGGGAGAAGCTGCACTACGCCAAGCAGTCGGTGATGAAGCTCGTCGAGCACCTCGCGCCCGGCGACTTCTGCGGCGTGGTCACCTTCACCGACGAGGTGCGGGTGGTGGCGGCCCCGGCGGCGATGAGCCCCGACGCCAAGGCGCCGCTCCAGGCAGCCATCGGCCAGCTCGGGCCCCAGGGCTCGACCAACTTCGCGGGAGGCCTGTTCGAGGGGCTCCGGCTCGCGAACGAGCTCGCCCTGCCGCCTGGCATGGTGCGGCGGGTGATCATGTTCACCGACGGGCTCGCCAACGTCGGCGTGGCGACCAAGTCGACGGACCTGCTCCACCTGCTCGAAGGCAACCTCGGCCAGGCGACCGTGTCGGCCTTCGGGTACGGCGCGGACGCGGACCAGGAGCTCCTGCGCGACCTCTCCACCAAGGGGAAGGGCAACTACGCCTTCGTGAAGAGCCCGGAGGATGCCCTCACCGCCTTCGCGCGCGAGCTCGGCGGCCTCCTCTCGACTTACGCGCGTGATCTCGAGCTCGTGATCCGGCCAGCCGAGGGGACGCGGCTCACCAGCGTGGTCTCCGACGTGGAGTCGCACGAGGTGGATGGGGGAGCGGTCCAGATCAGCGTGCCCGACCTCCTCTCGGAGGAGGCGCGCCATCTCGTCCTCGGCCTCCAGCTCGGCCAGCGAGCGGCGCCGGGGCGGACCCCGGTGGCGCTCGTCGAGGGGAGCTACCGGGTGGTGGACGGCGACTCCGGCCGGACGCGGAGCGAGCGGTTCGAGATCGCCCTGGAGGTGGACAGGGTGGCGGCGGGGGAGGAGCAGCTCGCGGCCACGCCGACGGTGGACGAGTTGGTGGCGCTGGCGCAGCTCGTCCGGGCGCAGATCGAGGCCGAGGAGCGCGCGCAGCGCGGCGACTTCGCCGGCGCGCGGGAGGTGCTCGGGACGCTGCTCTGCTCGCTGCGGGGGCGCGGCCGCGACGCGGTGGCTCGCGCCTGCGGCATGATCATGGACAGGCTCGAGGACCAGGACGCCTACGCCGGGAGCACCGCCTTCCGCGCCAGCATGCGCAAGGGCATGAGCCGGAGCGTGGCGGGGATGTTCGACGAGGACGCCTGCACGGTCCTGCGTCAGTCGGGCCTCGAGACCACCACCTCCGCGCAGGAGGTGATGTCGGAGTCGTTCGGCGCGCCGAAGGCGAAGGCGGCGAGCGGCAAGACGGGGAGCGCGCCGGCCGCGGGCAAGCGGTCGCGCGGCTCGCTCACGCGGAAGAAGTCGAAGCGCTGGTAG
- a CDS encoding AAA family ATPase, translated as MAGHNPFDMIRRRTGRNRRRGGDDQELFASALVAYARNLLLAGNLLARLERNSGRSPEEYPLLAQALKGGRERTAPRDAKEFRERLKAFRRRREGAEIPPPAEPAAANLALLADTVGLTDPERAVLQFVAAQRLSPDLEDVTDAYPALSRLGCIELVSVATGLTRAEVAESLSPAGRLLTSGIVRIDDEFGHLEHKLVVDARVLELVVTPALDRDRLLATFLPLAPPPTLAPDDFAHLGAEVEVARRLLKAALAQRRPGVNLLFHGPTGTGKTELARLLARAVGAQVHVAGLQDGAGQSPSSQERLASLLLGNRVLAATDAVLLFDELEDLLEPASFFSTERTMRASKQWMTRLLEQNPVPCIWATNDASFDPAFRRRFTYAIEFRPLGALQRERVWRRHLGAGALPEPEVSRLAARFAVSPAEIGSAVAAARLVAEGGAPERAMIEAVLSPMVGLLGGRGGEEWAFDPAAYRVEAACSSVDLAALADRLAGWRAGGGPGLSLCLYGPSGTGKSEYVHHLAHRMGQRVVARRVSDIESKWLGESEQNLAQAFREAAASDAVLLFDEADSFLRDRRGAVRHWETTLVNEFLQQLERHPGFVACTTNLYRDLDEAALRRFAFKVEFGWLTPDKALLLFRTRLAPLLARPLAPEDQVRVAYELRHFPNLAPGDFAAVARRVRVLGGSYEPEALLAELAAEVAAKRASPRAIGF; from the coding sequence ATGGCGGGCCACAACCCCTTCGACATGATCCGGCGGCGCACTGGCCGCAACCGCAGGCGGGGCGGCGACGACCAGGAGCTCTTCGCCAGCGCGCTCGTCGCCTACGCCAGGAACCTGCTCCTGGCCGGCAACCTGCTCGCGCGGCTGGAGCGGAACTCCGGCCGCAGCCCCGAGGAGTACCCCTTGCTGGCGCAGGCGCTGAAGGGCGGCCGCGAGCGCACCGCCCCCCGGGACGCCAAGGAGTTCCGGGAGCGGCTCAAGGCGTTCCGGCGCCGTCGCGAGGGAGCGGAGATCCCACCGCCCGCCGAGCCGGCGGCCGCGAACCTGGCGCTCCTCGCCGACACCGTCGGGCTCACCGACCCGGAGCGGGCGGTGCTCCAGTTCGTGGCCGCGCAGCGGCTCTCGCCAGACCTGGAGGACGTCACCGACGCCTACCCGGCGCTGTCGCGCCTCGGCTGCATCGAGCTCGTCTCGGTGGCCACCGGCCTCACCCGTGCGGAGGTGGCGGAGTCGCTCTCGCCTGCCGGGCGGCTCCTCACCTCGGGGATCGTCAGGATCGACGACGAGTTCGGCCATCTCGAGCACAAGCTCGTCGTGGACGCACGGGTGCTCGAGCTGGTGGTCACTCCCGCGCTCGACCGGGACCGGCTCCTCGCTACCTTCCTGCCGCTGGCGCCGCCGCCCACGCTCGCGCCGGACGACTTCGCGCACCTCGGGGCCGAGGTGGAAGTGGCGCGCCGCCTCCTCAAGGCGGCCCTGGCGCAGCGCCGGCCGGGCGTGAACCTCCTCTTCCACGGCCCGACCGGTACCGGGAAGACCGAGCTGGCCCGACTCCTCGCCCGGGCGGTAGGCGCGCAGGTGCACGTGGCCGGGCTCCAGGACGGCGCCGGCCAGTCGCCGTCCTCCCAGGAGCGGCTCGCCTCGCTCCTGCTCGGCAACCGGGTCCTCGCCGCCACCGACGCCGTGCTCCTTTTCGACGAGCTGGAGGACCTTCTCGAGCCCGCGTCCTTCTTCAGCACCGAGCGGACGATGCGAGCCTCGAAGCAGTGGATGACTCGCCTGCTGGAGCAGAACCCGGTGCCGTGCATCTGGGCCACCAACGACGCCAGCTTCGATCCGGCCTTCCGGCGCCGCTTCACCTACGCCATCGAGTTCCGGCCGCTGGGCGCGCTCCAGCGGGAGCGGGTCTGGAGGCGCCACCTCGGCGCAGGCGCGCTGCCCGAGCCCGAGGTGAGCCGGCTCGCCGCCCGCTTCGCGGTGAGCCCGGCCGAGATCGGGAGCGCGGTGGCCGCCGCCCGGCTGGTGGCGGAAGGCGGAGCGCCGGAGCGCGCCATGATCGAGGCGGTGCTCTCGCCGATGGTGGGGCTGCTGGGCGGCCGCGGCGGGGAGGAGTGGGCCTTCGATCCGGCTGCGTACCGGGTTGAGGCGGCGTGCTCTTCGGTCGATCTCGCCGCGCTCGCCGACCGGCTGGCCGGGTGGCGCGCCGGAGGGGGGCCCGGGCTCTCGCTCTGCCTCTACGGCCCGTCGGGCACCGGCAAGTCGGAGTACGTGCACCATCTGGCGCATCGGATGGGCCAGCGGGTGGTGGCGCGGCGGGTGTCGGACATCGAGAGCAAGTGGCTGGGCGAGTCGGAGCAGAATTTGGCCCAGGCCTTCCGCGAGGCGGCGGCCAGCGACGCCGTGCTCCTCTTCGACGAGGCGGACTCCTTCCTGCGCGACCGGCGGGGGGCGGTGCGCCACTGGGAGACGACCCTGGTGAACGAGTTCCTGCAACAGCTGGAGCGGCACCCGGGCTTCGTGGCCTGCACCACCAACCTCTACCGCGACCTCGACGAGGCGGCGCTGCGCCGCTTCGCCTTCAAGGTGGAGTTCGGATGGCTCACCCCGGATAAGGCGCTGCTGCTCTTCCGCACGCGGCTCGCTCCGCTGCTGGCGCGGCCGCTCGCGCCGGAGGACCAGGTCCGCGTCGCGTACGAGCTGCGCCACTTCCCGAACCTGGCTCCCGGCGACTTTGCCGCCGTGGCGCGCCGGGTGCGGGTGCTGGGGGGGAGCTACGAGCCGGAGGCGCTCCTCGCCGAGCTCGCCGCGGAGGTGGCGGCGAAGCGGGCGTCTCCGCGTGCCATCGGGTTCTAG
- a CDS encoding ADP-ribosylglycohydrolase family protein — protein sequence MPTTIPPEGPARSRARGAVLGLAVGDALGTTLEFTTPAPCSFRALISGPHDELTGGGPFSLEAGQITDDTQMASCLALSLRERRGFDADDVASRYLAWRDHAFDIGSQTSAALAAIANGTRPADAGREVWQGRHPRPAGNGSLMRTAPIGVAFAMDPAARRDAALRDSALTHYDPRCLLACTAFDAALAAAITGAAGTREEVLAAAREELEPALLALRGAPGLTDQEVREAAEALAGDLHLASRSDPLLYGPDLHLHTHQGFVRVAFRLAFWELLHAPDFRSGLVDVVNRGGDADTNGAIAGALLGAFFGAAAIPRRWTERVLGALEDRPGPLRDLYHPRRLLELVDG from the coding sequence ATGCCGACAACGATTCCGCCGGAGGGACCCGCGAGGTCGCGCGCCCGTGGCGCCGTGCTCGGCCTGGCGGTGGGCGACGCGCTCGGGACCACCCTCGAGTTCACCACCCCGGCGCCGTGCTCTTTTCGGGCACTCATTTCGGGACCTCACGACGAGCTGACGGGCGGCGGCCCCTTCTCGCTCGAGGCGGGCCAGATCACCGACGACACCCAGATGGCCAGCTGCCTCGCCCTCTCGCTGCGAGAGCGGCGCGGCTTCGACGCCGACGACGTCGCGTCCCGCTACCTGGCCTGGAGGGATCACGCCTTCGACATCGGGAGCCAGACCAGCGCGGCGCTCGCGGCCATCGCCAACGGGACCCGCCCCGCCGACGCAGGCCGCGAGGTCTGGCAGGGCCGTCACCCTCGCCCGGCAGGGAACGGGTCGCTCATGCGCACCGCCCCGATCGGCGTGGCCTTCGCCATGGACCCGGCGGCGCGGCGCGACGCCGCCCTGCGCGACTCGGCGCTCACCCACTACGACCCGCGCTGCCTCCTCGCCTGCACGGCCTTCGACGCGGCGCTGGCGGCCGCGATCACCGGGGCAGCAGGCACCCGAGAGGAAGTTTTGGCAGCGGCGCGCGAGGAGCTCGAGCCGGCACTCCTGGCGCTGCGGGGCGCGCCCGGGCTCACCGATCAGGAGGTCCGCGAGGCCGCCGAGGCACTGGCGGGCGACCTGCACCTCGCCTCGCGCAGCGACCCGCTCCTCTACGGACCGGACCTCCACCTGCACACGCACCAAGGCTTCGTGCGCGTCGCCTTCCGGCTCGCCTTCTGGGAGCTTCTGCACGCGCCCGATTTCCGCTCGGGGCTCGTGGACGTCGTGAACCGCGGCGGCGACGCCGACACCAACGGCGCCATCGCGGGCGCGCTCCTCGGCGCATTCTTCGGAGCGGCCGCCATCCCGCGCCGCTGGACGGAGCGGGTGCTGGGCGCCCTCGAGGATCGGCCGGGGCCGCTGCGCGACCTCTACCATCCGCGGCGACTGCTGGAGCTGGTAGACGGTTGA